In Nitrospirota bacterium, a single window of DNA contains:
- a CDS encoding MarR family transcriptional regulator yields the protein MGSKYKGNHDEVRALSAFINLMRASDSVGSRAFNHIQTEQLTPSQFGVLEVLLHGGPMCQTDLGEKLLRTGATITSVIDHLEKSGLVERERSKDDRRFITVCLTKKGEVLIQRIFPHHARVITKELSALTPSEQVELRRLCKKLGRKNG from the coding sequence ATGGGAAGTAAATACAAAGGAAACCACGACGAAGTTCGGGCGTTAAGCGCCTTTATCAATCTGATGCGAGCATCCGATTCGGTGGGGTCCCGGGCTTTCAATCATATCCAGACGGAACAACTCACACCAAGCCAATTCGGCGTGTTGGAAGTCCTTCTCCACGGCGGACCGATGTGCCAGACCGACCTCGGGGAGAAATTATTAAGAACTGGAGCAACTATTACTTCCGTTATTGATCATCTGGAAAAAAGTGGTCTGGTCGAGCGAGAGCGCTCGAAAGATGACCGTCGTTTTATTACGGTCTGCTTAACAAAAAAAGGAGAAGTGCTCATTCAAAGAATTTTTCCTCACCATGCACGAGTCATCACGAAGGAGTTGAGTGCATTAACGCCATCCGAACAGGTGGAACTTCGGAGACTCTGCAAAAAACTGGGAAGAAAAAACGGATAA